Sequence from the Thiohalobacter sp. genome:
TACCGTCATTGCTGTTCCACCACTCGTGTCTCGTTTGAATCGAATGCCGCCTACCAGCCGATGGCACCGGATGCCGCCGACAGTCGGGCTGCCTGTTGCGCCAGCAGGTCGACCAGCCGGTCCACCTCTTCGCGCGTCGTGTCCTTGCCGAAGCTGACCCGCACCGCGCTGCGCGCGCTGGCCTCGTCCACACCCATGGCCAGCAGCACATGGCTGGGCTGGGTCTTGCCCGCAGCGCAGGCCGAACCGCTGGATACGGCGATCCCGCCCTTGTCCAGCTCCATCAGCAGCGTTGCGCCGTCCATGCCGGGCAGCAGCAGCTGCACCGTGTTGGGCAGCCGCGGCGCGCCCTGCGCCAGCACCCGGATCTGCGGCAGCCCGGCCAGCCGCGATTCCAGATGGTCGCGCAGCGTCCGCATGTGACGGATGCGTTCCACCCGTTCCGCCAGAGCCAGCTCCGCGGCCTTGCCGAAGCCGACGATGCCGGCGACGTTCTCGGTGCCGGCGCGCAGGCCACGCTCCTGGCCGCCGCCCACCAGCATGGGATCCAGTTCCAGCGCCTTGTCGAATATCAGCGCGCCCACGCCCTTGGGGCCGTAGATCTTGTGCGACGACAGGCTCATCAGTTGCGCGCCGGTCGACGCGAAGTCGAACACCAGCTTGCCCGCGGCCTGCACCGCATCGCTGTGCATCACCACGCCGGCGGCCCGGCACTGCGCGGCCAGCGCGGCGACCGGCTGCACGGCGCCGGTCTCGTTGTTGGCCAGCATCACCGAGACGAGTGCCGGCCGCTTCGCCAGCAGCGGCTCCAGACGCTCGGTCTCGACCACGCCCTCGGCGTTTACCGGCAGTTCGTGGAGCCGCCAGCCGCGGCGGGTCCAGGCCTGCGCCGGTTCGCGCAGGGAGGCGTGCTCGATGGCGCTGATCACCAGTGTGCCCGGTGCCCGACCCATGCAGCGCGTCCACAGGGCCAGATTGTTCGCCTCGGTGCCGCCGCTGGTGAAGATCACCTGTCCGGGCGCCACCCCGACCAGCGCGGCGACCTGCTCGCGCGCCTGGTCGATCCCGGCCCGCGCCTGCCGCCCGAAGCGGTGCACGCTGGACGGGTTGCCATGGATGTCCCGCAGATAGGGGGCCATGGCCTCGAATACACGTTCATCGAGGGGCGTGGTGGCATTGCAGTCGAGATAGCCCTGCATCGACCCGCTCCCGCCCGCTCAGCCGCGCGCGCTGCCGATGGGCACCCTAACCTCGGTGGTGCCACCCTGCTGCACGCGATCCTGGCGCTCGGCGACTTCCTTGATGCCGCCGTTGCGCATCAGCTCGCCGAGCGTGATGGCCGAGAGGAAGCCCTTGATCTGGTCACTGAGTTCGGTCCAGAGTTCGTGGGTCAGGCAACGCTGGTCGTTGTGGCAGTTGCCCATGCCACCGCAGCGCGTGGTATCGACGTTCTCGTCGACCGCGAGGATGACATCGGCGACGGCGATCTCGTCGGAGGGCCGCGCCAGGTTGTAGCCGCCACCCGGACCGCGGGTGCTGGTGACCAGCCCCTGCCGGCGCAGGCGCGTGAACAACTGTTCCAGATAGGACAGGGAGATGCCCTGCCGCTCGGAGATATCCGCGAGCTTCACGGGCGCCGGGCCGGCATGCATGGCCAGGTCCAGCATGGCGGTGACGGCGTAGCGCCCCTTGGTCGTCAGTTTCATCGGCGGTGTCCCGGTGGTATATTGGCTTACTGCCCGGCACGCAAGGTGCCATACCTGACAAATTTAGTCAAGAATTATCCGCCGATTTTTCCGGGTCTTTTTCCCCGGCCGCTTCCGAAGCCTCCGTTTTCCCCTCGCCTTCCCCGTCCTCTGTCCCGGATTCCAGCTCCTGCACCGGCGCGGTGCTGTGGATCTCGCAGGGCCCCAGGTCGGGGAGCTGCAGGTCGGCCACCTCGGCACCCAGGCTCTTCAGGCCGCGGCACATGTCCTCGAGCTTCTTGTCCATGACATGAATGTGGTCGAGCATGGCATTGATGGCAGTGGCGACCGGGTCCGGCATCTCCTTGGTGGTGCCATAGGCATCGAAGCCCATCTTGCGCGCGATCTCGGCGCCGCGGTCACTGACCGAGGGCCGCTCGTGGGCCACGATGCGGCCGGGTACGCCGACCACGGTGGCGTTGTCGGGCACGTCGCGCAGCACCACGGCATTGGAACCGATGCGCACGCCATTGCCGATGCGCAACGGGCCCAGCACCTTGGCGCCGGCACCGATGA
This genomic interval carries:
- a CDS encoding cysteine desulfurase family protein; protein product: MQGYLDCNATTPLDERVFEAMAPYLRDIHGNPSSVHRFGRQARAGIDQAREQVAALVGVAPGQVIFTSGGTEANNLALWTRCMGRAPGTLVISAIEHASLREPAQAWTRRGWRLHELPVNAEGVVETERLEPLLAKRPALVSVMLANNETGAVQPVAALAAQCRAAGVVMHSDAVQAAGKLVFDFASTGAQLMSLSSHKIYGPKGVGALIFDKALELDPMLVGGGQERGLRAGTENVAGIVGFGKAAELALAERVERIRHMRTLRDHLESRLAGLPQIRVLAQGAPRLPNTVQLLLPGMDGATLLMELDKGGIAVSSGSACAAGKTQPSHVLLAMGVDEASARSAVRVSFGKDTTREEVDRLVDLLAQQAARLSAASGAIGW
- a CDS encoding Fe-S cluster assembly transcription factor; this encodes MKLTTKGRYAVTAMLDLAMHAGPAPVKLADISERQGISLSYLEQLFTRLRRQGLVTSTRGPGGGYNLARPSDEIAVADVILAVDENVDTTRCGGMGNCHNDQRCLTHELWTELSDQIKGFLSAITLGELMRNGGIKEVAERQDRVQQGGTTEVRVPIGSARG
- the cysE gene encoding serine O-acetyltransferase, producing MFERIREDVRCVFDRDPAARSTFEILTTYPGVHAIIAHRINHALWARGLRWLARWLSALARWFTGIEIHPGARIGRRFFIDHGMGVVIGETAEIGDDCTLYHGVTLGGTSWEKGKRHPTLGNDVVIGAGAKVLGPLRIGNGVRIGSNAVVLRDVPDNATVVGVPGRIVAHERPSVSDRGAEIARKMGFDAYGTTKEMPDPVATAINAMLDHIHVMDKKLEDMCRGLKSLGAEVADLQLPDLGPCEIHSTAPVQELESGTEDGEGEGKTEASEAAGEKDPEKSADNS